In the genome of Fusarium fujikuroi IMI 58289 draft genome, chromosome FFUJ_chr02, one region contains:
- a CDS encoding related to lactose permease, giving the protein MPIQARRASFERHNIYQDVQADANKSGVAVEEIVTARITEDHLITKSREALSLKSKAGFRIFLIMVTMGFNQAAYGIDWGVISSINSNLYWHDYFGFENSGSTLGIINALMTIGNFCGAPFLSVADKIGRRSVNFLGCFLTIVASLIQCFAPNVKVFMFGRFVLGFGTALCTSSQYIAEVAPPHIRGHIVGIFGAFFQVGSLAIVGIMMGFTHWESNWSWRVAFLIQAIFPFFVCVTIYWFCPESPRYMIMKGQREKARTMISKYFTSSEDPNHPFVETMIAQIDESIETSAVGFRAVWDFRVFFTKAVGFRTFVLLLYSIFQQWNGGGIIGLYMDPALQTIGITKKLDVLGITLGLTATYFVFTLFGAYIIEYFRRRTLIFVGLICIIIAQTAVTITSWRVNVQGDRYLSYLTVVWIYCFQVCSASFIATMHNLYPVELLSLPLRAKGMALYTMFQGAAGVVHNYGISVGISKVGYKIWAVYIAYNLIQLIVAYFIFPETGKLNLEEIDHIFETKNTNPTKLSVKIADAKWASIKEEKRRARNIPTIA; this is encoded by the exons ATGCCTATCCAGGCACGAAGAGCCTCTTTCGAGCGCCACAACATCTACCAAGATGTCCAAGCTGATGCAAATAAGTCAGGCGTcgctgttgaagagatcgTCACAGCCCGAATCACCGAAGACCACTTGATCACCAAGTCCCGGGAGGCTCTGTCTCTGAAGTCCAAAGCTGGCTTTCgcatctttctcatcatggtGACCATGGGATTTAACCAAGCCGC ATATGGTATCGATTGGGGTGTCATTAGcagcatcaactccaacCTCTACTGGCATGACTACTTCGGTTTCGAAAACAGCGGCTCGACACTCGGTATCATCAACGCTCTTATGACCATTGGCAATTTCTGTGGCGCTCCGTTTCTCAGTGTCGCGGATAAGATTGGTCGTCGCAGCGTCAACTTTCTCGGATGTTTTCTCACCATTGTTGCTTCTCTCATCCAATGCTTCGCTCCAAATGTCAAGGTCTTTATGTTTGGTCGCTTTGTCCTCGGTTTTGGTACCGCGCTTTGCACGAGCTCGCAGTACATCGCAGAGGTTGCACCTCCTCATATCCGTGGACA TATTGTTGGAATCTTTGGTGCCTTCTTCCAAGTTGGTTCTCTTGCCATTGTCGGCATCATGATGGGGTTTACTCACTGGGAAAGTAACTGGAGCTGGAGAGTGGCGTTTCTTATCCAGGCCAtatttcctttctttgtgTGCGTCACTATCTACTGGTTCTGCCCCGAGTCGCCACGATACATGATCATGAAAGGCCAGAGAGAAAAGGCTCGCACTATGATCTCCAAGTACTTTACTTCCTCTGAAGACCCTAACCACCCATTTGTCGAGACCATGATAGCTCAGATTGATGAGTCCATTGAGACTTCTGCGGTTGGATTCCGGGCTGTATGGGACTTCCGGGTCTTCTTTACCAAGGCTGTCGGCTTCCGAACCTTTGTACTTCTCCTCTATTCGATCTTCCAACAGTGGAATG GCGGCGGCATCATTGGTCTCTACATGGATCCAGCGCTACAAACAATCGGCATtaccaagaagctcgatgTCTTGGGCATCACATTGGGTCTGACTGCCACTTACTTTGTGTTTACTCTCTTTGGTGCATACATTATCGAATATTTCCGACGACGAACTCTGATTTTTGTGGGCTTGATATGCATTATTATTGCACAGACCGCGGTCACAATTACAAGTTGGCGTGTCAATGTCCAAGGAGACAGATACTTGTCTTATCTCACTGTCGTCTGGATTTATTGTTTCCAAGTCTGCAGCGCGTCTTTTATAGCGACGATGCATAACCTGTACCCGGTTGAACTGTTGTCGCTGCCTTTGAGGGCAAAAGGAATGGCACTGTACACGATGTTCCAG GGTGCTGCTGGCGTTGTCCACAACTACGGGATCTCAGTGGGTATCTCCAAGGTCGGATACAAAATTTGGGCCGTCTACATTGCCTACAACCTCATCCAGCTTATCGTGGCTTACTTCATCTTCCCAGAGACTGGAAAGCTCAATCTCGAGGAGATTGACCACATTTTTGAAACCAAGAATACTAACCCCACCAAGCTGAGTGTCAAGATTGCAGACGCTAAGTGGGCTTCAAtcaaggaggaaaagaggcGGGCCCGTAACATTCCCACGATAGCTTGA
- a CDS encoding probable beta-glucosidase: protein MGSQQFDESIRGALPRDFTWGFATAAAQVEGAWDKDGKGVSIWDTFAHTPGKVKDGSTGDDAVKSYDLYKTDVEWLRKYKVTGYRFSLSWSRIIPLGGKDDPVNEEGISYYNRLIDELLANNITPFVTLFHWDIPQALEDRYGGMLNKDAYTTDFVRYARVCFEHFGDRVKNWITYNEPGVYSLAGYAAGVHAPARSSFRDRNEEGDSSTEPFIVSHTELVSHAYVADMYKREFKPKQKGTIMITLHGNWSEPWDVDDPLDQEAAERAREFEIAWFGDPLYKTGDYPESMRAQLGDRLPRFTPEESKLVLGSSEFYGMNSYSAFYVRHRDGPADITDHLGNVEKLDENKKGEWRGPMSDTYWLRTTPWGWAKLLRWIWNRYGIPIYITENGTTAQGEHDWKPNGPDDVLEDPFRVDFYKSYLTEVAKASQEGVVIKSYFGWTFTDNWEWAAGFSDRFGATWIDFGSEHKTRYAKRSGYFLGAFFNHLISTD, encoded by the coding sequence ATGGGTTCACAGCAATTTGACGAGTCCATTAGAGGTGCCTTACCTCGTGACTTTACTTGGGGGTTTgccacagcagcagcccaagTTGAAGGCGCGTGGGATAAGGACGGTAAAGGCGTTTCAATATGGGATACCTTTGCCCATACTCCAGGCAAAGTCAAAGATGGCAGTACCGGTGACGATGCGGTCAAGTCTTATGATCTTTACAAGACTGATGTTGAGTGGCTTCGCAAGTACAAAGTCACAGGTTATCGCTTCTCACTCTCATGGTCACGAATCATCCCTTTGGGCGGAAAGGATGACCCTGTCAATGAGGAGGGTATATCATACTACAATCGTTTGatcgatgagcttcttgcaaATAACATTACTCCATTCGTCACTCTCTTCCACTGGGACATCCCTCAGGCTTTGGAAGATCGTTACGGGGGAATGTTAAACAAGGATGCATACACTACTGATTTTGTTCGTTATGCCCGGGTATGTTTTGAGCACTTCGGCGACCGCGTCAAGAACTGGATCACATACAATGAGCCTGGCGTCTATTCCCTCGCTGGTTATGCCGCCGGAGTTCATGCTCCTGCTCGGTCTAGTTTCCGTGACCGCAATGAAGAAGGGGACAGCAGCACGGAACCCTTCATTGTTAGTCACACGGAACTTGTGTCGCATGCGTACGTTGCCGATATGTATAAGCGCGAGTTCAAACCCAAGCAAAAAGGCACCATCATGATTACCCTTCATGGCAATTGGTCTGAACCATGGGATGTCGATGATCCATTagaccaagaagcagcgGAACGAGCAAGAGAATTCGAAATCGCCTGGTTTGGCGACCCTTTATATAAGACGGGAGATTATCCAGAGTCTATGCGTGCACAGCTGGGTGACCGTCTCCCAAGGTTCACACCTGAAGAAAGCAAGCTTGTTCTGGGAAGTTCAGAGTTTTACGGCATGAACTCATACTCGGCCTTCTATGTACGTCATCGTGACGGACCAGCTGATATTACTGATCATCTGGGCAAcgtcgagaagcttgatgaaAACAAGAAAGGTGAATGGAGAGGACCTATGAGCGACACATACTGGCTACGGACCACTCCCTGGGGCTGGGCTAAGCTGCTCCGCTGGATCTGGAACCGCTATGGCATACCAATCTACATCACTGAGAATGGTACTACGGCGCAGGGTGAGCACGACTGGAAGCCAAACGGCCCTGATGATGTCTTGGAAGACCCCTTCAGGGTTGACTTTTACAAAAGCTACCTCACAGAAGTCGCCAAGGCATCACAGGAAGGTGTTGTGATTAAGTCGTACTTTGGATGGACATTCACGGATAATTGGGAGTGGGCTGCTGGTTTCTCGGATCGTTTTGGGGCAACGTGGATTGATTTTGGGTCCGAACATAAGACGCGGTATGCTAAGAGGTCTGGATACTTCCTTGGGGCGTTTTTCAATCATCTCATTAGCACGGATTGA
- a CDS encoding HNM1-Choline permease has product MHRGTDQPSLKSQDTKEVSEMPAKTDRDAVECGSISPGGVTVQTLKPFTTLSALGIGYGTTNTAVGLLLVLGSTLPMGGTPLFFWGFLVMAGVGLATATTLAELASAMPHPGGQYIWVNRLSPPRYRRFLSYTIAVVSWLAAVATGASACLSVPTGFCAIISLLNPNFVYKRWMGFVGFQLLNILTVICASFEHALPRISKVMLLFSCMTIGVIFITLFAMSDSHASAKDYFTTSVNISGWPKGIAFIIGMNGANWSFSCLDVATHLAEEMPSPSTDIPKALMWTIVVGFGSGLLVVTSVLINVPTIDGAADNSALSLFYMITNSKAAAVGLWVPVLITTAGAVWSIQTWQSRLAWTISREGGFPLHRHLSKLAPAPFHTPIWSLIWSASGTALFGCLYLGSDLAFNSLISTGLLLQYISYSVPVVLVLLQGRSNFQHGPFWYPKLGLVANIVMLSWTMVALVFYCFPYYTPVTAMQMNYASPVLVGIALLSLCFWFFHAKKNYEVKEIWNA; this is encoded by the coding sequence ATGCACCGCGGCACCGATCAGCCGAGTCTCAAGTCACAAGATACCAAGGAGGTCTCTGAAATGCCAGCCAAGACAGACAGAGATGCTGTTGAATGCGGATCAATTTCTCCTGGCGGTGTCACCGTCCAGACACTGAAGCCGTTCACGACACTATCTGCTCTTGGTATTGGCTATGGCACAACCAACACTGCCGTTGGACTACTTCTCGTCCTTGGAAGTACTCTCCCAATGGGTGGAACACCTCTCTTTTTCTGGGGGTTCCTCGTCATGGCGGGAGTTGGCCTCGCAACAGCTACAACATTGGCAGAGCTCGCATCGGCCATGCCTCATCCCGGTGGACAGTATATATGGGTCAATCGTTTATCCCCGCCCCGATATCGTCGCTTTCTGTCATACACCATCGCTGTTGTCAGCTGGCTTGCCGCTGTTGCTACAGGTGCATCGGCATGTCTATCAGTACCTACAGGCTTTTGCGCCATCATCTCTCTGCTCAATCCCAACTTTGTGTACAAGCGGTGGATGGGATTTGTTGGGTTTCAGCTGTTGAACATCTTGACCGTCATTTGCGCCAGTTTTGAGCACGCGCTCCCACGAATCTCCAAGGTCATGCTCCTCTTTAGCTGCATGACGATTGGTGTTATCTTCATCACGCTGTTTGCCATGTCTGACAGCCACGCTTCTGCGAAGGACTATTTCACAACCTCGGTTAATATTTCAGGTTGGCCAAAAGGAATTGCCTTTATCATCGGGATGAATGGTGCCAATTGGAGTTTTTCGTGCCTCGATGTTGCTACACACTTGGCTGAAGAAATGCCATCGCCCAGCACCGACATCCCCAAAGCTCTGATGTGGACTATCGTTGTTGGATTTGGATCGGGGCTCTTGGTTGTGACCTCGGTTCTCATCAACGTACCAACCATAGATGGAGCCGCGGATAACTCAGCTCTTTCTCTATTTTACATGatcaccaacagcaaagCGGCCGCCGTCGGTTTGTGGGTTCCTGTTCTTATCACAACGGCTGGCGCGGTTTGGTCAATCCAGACATGGCAGTCCCGCCTTGCTTGGACCATCAGCCGCGAAGGTGGCTTTCCGTTGCATCGCCATCTCAGCAAGCTTGCGCCTGCTCCTTTTCATACCCCCATCTGGTCGTTGATCTGGTCTGCATCCGGAACTGCTCTCTTCGGGTGCCTCTATCTCGGGTCGGATCTTGCCTTCAACTCTCTGATCTCGACGGGCCTGTTGCTCCAATACATTAGCTACAGTGTCCCTGTTGTCTTGGTCCTTTTGCAAGGACGCAGCAATTTTCAACATGGCCCATTCTGGTACCCCAAGCTTGGACTGGTTGCCAATATTGTCATGCTATCATGGACAATGGTGGCTCTTGTGTTCTATTGTTTCCCTTACTACACGCCCGTCACAGCTATGCAGATGAATTATGCTTCCCCAGTCTTGGTCGGTATTGCTCTTTTGTCTTTGTGCTTTTGGTTCTTCCATGCCAAGAAGAATTATGAAGTAAAGGAGATTTGGAATGCCTGA
- a CDS encoding GNAT family acetyltransferase: MGISITDLTEADIPGAVEAVQQAFVGDPYNVWVYDQTKFDRQRNFESLAIRMRWGMRNGIFHVAKEENSDKVLGVAMWLRPQPADQPPTWNDWFESWKLYFGQIRMNLWYGRGGLNVKRYYIWKDAQASAQSSLWKDPRGYFFLNIMVVVPEAQGKGVGAKLMKAVTDEADAKDMRCYLESSRDVPNVAIYGRLGFKFQKEMICDDDGDAIKLFTMIREPHAEPSSGR; the protein is encoded by the exons ATGGGGATCTCTATCACCGACCTCACAGAGGCAGATATTCCAGGAGCAGTGGAAGCAGTGCA GCAAGCTTTTGTTGGAGATCCTTATAACGTTTGGGTTTATGACCAAACTAAA TTCGATCGTCAGCGGAACTTTGAATCTCTTGCTATTCGAATGAGGTGGGGAATGCGCAATGGAATCTTTCACGttgccaaagaagaaaacagtgATAAAGTTCTGGGCGTGGCGATGTGGTTGCGTCCCCAACCAGCGGATCAGCCGCCGACATGGAATGACTGGTTCGAGAGCTGGAAACTTTACTTTGGACAAATAAGAATGAATCTGTGGTATGGTCGTGGAGGATTAAATGTCAAG CGTTATTATATCTGGAAAGATGCCCAAGCCAGTGCCCAATCGTCCTTGTGGAAAGATCCTCGGGGCTACTTCTTCCTGAATATCATGGTTGTTGTACCCGAGGCTCAAGGCAAAGGAGTCGGTGCCAAGTTGATGAAAGCCGTCACAGACGAGGCCGACGCCAAGGACATGAGATGCTACTTGGAGTCAAGCCGTGATGTCCCTAACGTCGCCATTTACGGACGTCTCGGATTCAAGTTCCAGAAAGAAATGATTTGCGACGATGACGGTGATGCCATCAAGTTGTTCACAATGATAAGAGAACCCCATGCTGAGCCATCCAGCGGGAGGTAG
- a CDS encoding related to membrane protein, peroxisomal codes for MSSLTHSPNGKPTIDAKALLGAYLKQLQSKPLRTKMLTQGSLSALTEIVASWFAYGLPGHGPTITARVPQMAFYGACIAAPLTHFLNTTLQRSLPGRVVLQNLITMLLFFPIQNAVYLASMAVIAGARTTEQARAAVRAGLVPMTKAMCAMHPVLITIATVFVPKEAWAPFFSLVGFCLGTFFNTMAKKRRVAAAAAASKKES; via the exons ATGTCATCTCTGACGCATTCGCCGAATGGCAAACCTACAATTGACGCCAAGGCGCTGTTGGGT GCATACCTCAAACAATTGCAGTCAAAGCCACTGAGGACAAAGATGCTTACTCAAGGGTCCTTGTCAGCCTTGACGGAGATTGTGGCATCGTGGTTTGCCTATGGCCTCCCTGGCCACGGCCCAACAATTACTGCCCGTGTCCCCCAAATGGCGTTTTATGGTGCGTGCATCGCGGCACCACTGACCCACTTTCTCAACACGACTCTTCAACGAAGTCTCCCAGGGCGAGTAGTCTTACAAAACCTCATCACTATGCTGTTG TTCTTCCCCATTCAAAATGCTGTTTATCTTGCATCGATGGCCGTCATTGCTGGCGCACGTACAACTGAACAGGCTCGAGCTGCAGTTCGCGCCGGTTTGGTGCCTATGACAAAAGCTATGTGCGCCATGCACCCAGTCTTGATTACCATTGCAACCGTGTTCGTACCAAAAGAGGCATGGGCCCCTTTCTTCAGCTTGGTTGGGTTCTGTCTTGGAactttcttcaacaccatggctaagaagaggagagttgccgctgcagctgcagcttccAAGAAGGAATCTTAG
- a CDS encoding related to HOL1, putative substrate-H+ antiporter, with the protein MEMNSNNEELHAIEAELHTEILPGTEIMRDVASHHFVKDRSGSNRVLIPQPSDDPADPLNWSLKWKMLAITGASMTSFFQGFGPLSLAPMFPDYIEAFHCSLADAVQFTGVCILVLGFSNFIWVPLSTSFGRRPVYIASNLICLASMIWRARAQTYGSFMGACVLNGIGAGPAESIQPAVIADIFFLHDRGKWNTLYWVVYMGSLMIGPIIGGSMALNVGWRNFWWFNVALGAVVVIYIIFLFPETKWHRPHPNEIIEEARANEKIEGSANVSHAEASRPNSDGITEHVTGAEKEGTTPEGFTDLSTSETAARDPYLGRGKPAKWQFRFFQPNPHPFKAILLDLWIPWKLFAFPIVQFASFVVSWSCSSFLTINLTQSQVLAAPPYNFSTQTIGFTNFAIFAGALIGLATGGPLSDWVAAKLTARNNGIREPEMRLVAMIPFVLIMYLGNIIVSVGYENHWPWEVIVLIGYSCAGIQVAALPSISSTYAVDSYKPVAGSLFVSITVNKNVWGYGFSKFITPWSIKAGFIPPIMTNGSLVFLWCLFGVVFYYYGKTFRRWTKNSSVHRL; encoded by the exons ATGGAGATGAATTCGAATAATGAG GAGCTCCATGCCATTGAGGCAGAGCTTCATACGGAGATTCTCCCTGGCACAGAGATTATGAGAGATGTTGCTTCGCATCATTTCGTTAAGGATCGCTCGGGTTCTAATCGCGTCCTTATTCCGCAACCCTCAGACGACCCGGCAGACCCTCTCAACTGGTCACTTAAGTGGAAAATGCTAGCTATCACTGGGGCCAGTATGACCTCTTTTTTCCAAGGGTTCGGGCCACTTTCCCTTGCGCCCATGTTTCCGGATTACATTGAAGCGTTTCACTGCAGTTTAGCAGATGCTGTGCAGTTCACTGGAGTCTGTATCTTGGTTCTTGGTTTCAGTAACTTCATATG GGTTCCATTAAGCACGTCATTTGGCAGGCGACCGGTATACATTGCGTCTAACTTGATCTGCCTGGCCTCCATGATTTGGAGAGCTCGTGCGCAGACTTATGGTAGTTTCATGGGAGCTTGTGT GCTGAATGGTATTGGCGCTGGTCCTGCAGAGTCAATACAACCTGCCGTCATTGCTG acatcttcttcctgcaTGACAGAGGCAAGTGGAACACCTTGTACTGGGTCGTATACATGGGGTCGCTGATGATCGGCCCCATTATCGGTGGGTCCATGGCTCTCAACGTCGGGTGGCGCAACTTTTGGTGGTTCAATGTGGCCCTGGGTGCAGTTGTGGTGATCTACATCATCTTCCTGTTCCCAGAGACTAA GTGGCACCGCCCTCATCCCAATGAGATCATCGAGGAAGCTAGAGCGAACGAGAAGATCGAGGGCTCGGCCAATGTCAGCCACGCCGAGGCCTCCAGACCCAATAGTGATGGCATAACAGAGCACGTCACCGGCGCCGAAAAAGAGGGAACAACCCCGGAAGGATTTACTGATCTATCAACGAGCGAGACGGCTGCAAGGGATCCATATCTCGGACGGGGAAAGCCTGCAAAGTGGCAGTTCCGGTTCTTCCAACCAAACCCACATCCTTTCAAGGCTATCCTTTTGGACCTATGGATTCCTTGGAAACTGTTCGCATTTCCCATCGTCCAATTCGCCAGCTTTGTGGTCTCTTGGAgttgctcttctttccttACCATCAATCTAACCCAAAGCCAAGTCCTTGCCGCGCCACCTTACAACTTTTCTACTCAGACCATCGGCTTTACCAATTTTGCTATTTTTGCTGGAGCTTTGATTGGCCTTGCCACTGGTGGTCCTCTGTCTGACTGGGTGGCTGCCAAGCTCACTGCAAGGAACAACGGTATTCGTGAGCCAGAGATGAGGTTGGTTGCCATGATCCCATTTGTTCTTATTATGTACCTTGGCAACATCATCGTCTCAGTTGGATATGAGAACCATTGGCCATGGGAAGTCATTGTGCTCATTGGATATTCCTGCGCCGGCATCCAAGTTGCAGCCCTCCCCAGTATCTCAAGCACGTATGCTGTTGATAGTTATAAGCCCGTTGCTGGCAGCTTATTTGTTAGCATCACAGTCAACAAAAATGTCTGGGGTTATGGATTTAGTAAATTCATCACGCCTTGGAGTATAAAGGCTGG ATTTATCCCACCTATTATGACTAATGGAAGTTTGGTTTTCCTCTGGTGTCTGTTTGGTGTTGTATTCTACTACTACGGCAAGACATTCCGTCGTTGGACCAAGAACAGTAGTGTTCATAGGCTTTAG
- a CDS encoding probable Arylsulfatase has product MVAAKRPNFLIIVADDLGFSDTKPYGSEIDTPVLDRLSKDGTRMTNFHTAQACSPTRAMLLSGTDNHIAGLGQMAEFAEMKKNLTGKYPDYIDKPGYEGYLNWKVAALPEILSDAGYLTLMSGKWHLGMTPDVSPSARGFKKSFGFLPGCGNHFNYEPQFEPNQDTMLLTSDGFWMENESPLDRKKDLPEDFYSTNFFTDKLLDMLSNRTKEEREQPFFSYLAYTAPHWPMQAPQDVINKYSGKYDNGPDQLRLDRLAKLKELGLVPSDVEAAPPVGFEAGVKWEDLTDHERAVSARKMEVYAAMVDLLDQNIGRVVDALEASGELDNTFLLFMSDNGAEGSTLEAAPLLSSFKTLGELIDAHYDNSLENIGNHNSYVWYGSRWACAATAPSRGFKGWSTEGGIRCPCLIRFPPISSAPETISHAFTTVMDILPTILDLAQVQHPGETFRGREVVNPRGKSWVSHLASSTEYPNVHQDEDHIHGWELFGNRAIRRGNWKAVLLAKQGGDNWELFDVEKDPAEQDDLSKKRPEILEEMLVHWATYVAETGLVEDAF; this is encoded by the exons ATGGTTGCTGCGAAAAGACCCAATTTCCTTATCATCGTCGCCGATGATCTTGGCTTCAGTGATACAAAGCCATATGGCTCCGAGATAGACACACCTGTCTTGGACCGCCTCTCCAAAGATGGCACACGCATGACCAACTTCCATACCGCTCAGGCATGCTCACCTACACGAGCAATGCTTCTTTCTGGTACAGACAACCATATTGCTGGGCTTGGCCAGATGGCCGAATTCgccgagatgaagaagaacctcACCGGAAAGTATCCTGACTACATTGACAAGCCTGGCTACGAAGGCTACCTCAACTGGAAAGTGGCTGCTCTGCCCGAGATTCTTTCCGACGCAGGATATTTGACTCTAATGTCTGGTAAATGGCATCTTGGGATGACTCCTGACGTGTCCCCGAGTGCAAGAGGCTTCAAGAAGAGTTTTGGCTTTTTGCCTGGTTGTGGCAACCACTTTAACTATGAACCGCAGTTCGAGCCCAATCAAGATACTATGCTCTTGACCTCTGATGGATTCTGGATGGAGAATGAGAGTCCATTAGATAGAAAGAAAGACCTACCTGAAGACTTTTACTCTACCAACTTCTTTACAgataagcttcttgacatGTTAAGCAACAGAACCAAAGAGGAAAGGGAGCAGCCCTTCTTCTCGTATCTGGCTTACACGGCACCGCATTGGCCAATGCAAGCGCCACAAGATGTTATAAACAAATACA GCGGAAAATACGACAATGGACCCGACCAGCTGAGACTAGATAGGCTGGCCAAACTGAAAGAGTTGGGTCTTGTGCCATCTGATGTCGAAGCGGCTCCTCCTGTTGGTTTCGAAGCCGGTGTGAAGTGGGAAGACCTCACTGATCATGAGCGAGCTGTGTCGGCTAGGAAGATGGAAGTTTATGCAGCCATGGTTGACCTCCTTGACCAGAACATTGGGAGAGTTGTGGATGCACTTGAAGCATCAGGTGAACTGGACAACACTTTCCTTTTGTTCATGTCAGACAATGGCGCAGAGGGATCTACGTTGGAAGCTGCACCT CTCTTATCATCGTTCAAGACGCTTGGTGAACTTATAGATGCACACTATGACAACAGTCTCGAGAATATTGGAAATCATAATTCGTATGTTTGGTATGGCTCTCGGTGGGCATGCGCTGCCACTGCGCCTTCTCGGGGGTTCAAGGGATGGTCAACCGAGGGCGGCATTCGCTGTCCTTGCCTCATACGCTTCCCTCCAATCTCGTCGGCCCCTGAGACTATTTCCCACGCCTTTACAACCGTAATGGACATACTGCCTACCATCCTTGATCTAGCACAAGTGCAGCACCCAGGAGAAACATTTAGGGGTCGAGAAGTTGTCAATCCCAGAGGAAAGTCATGGGTCAGCCACCTCGCATCTTCTACAGAGTATCCAAACGTTCACCAGGACGAGGATCATATACATGGCTGGGAGCTGTTCGGTAATCGTGCGATACGCAGAGGAAATTGGAAGGCAGTTTTGTTGGCAAAGCAAGGCGGCGACAATTGGGAGCTATTTGACGTTGAGAAAGATCCGGCTGAACAAGATGATCTATCAAAGAAGAGGCCGGAAATTTTGGAAGAAATGCTGGTGCATTGGGCCACGTACGTTGCCGAGACGGGGTTAGTGGAAGACGCGTTCTGA
- a CDS encoding related to nicotinamide mononucleotide permease, whose translation MMIEKEPLPSTVDDYSSSRDNDSNGPDQRCSIDWSETEERALVRKLDLLIMPLLIAGFFVLQLDRGNIGNALTDFFLPEVGITQFQFNIGNQLLSLGIVLLELPSNLVLYRLGPQKWISCQILCWGLVATFQAFIKGKGVGAYYATRLLLGLLEAGFIPAGLYTLTQWYKRNETSRRFTAFFLGNMIASAASGLIAYGILQMRGISGLSGWQWMFLLEGIITILIGVIFAFLMPNSPANPSNIFGHLYFTPREIHILTNRVIIDNPTQGSKHKYVKWIDIKSAFSRWCIYPQLTVSFCCIAIISPLGTYQPSIIASYGYDRLQANALSSVGGWIVIVLNLSFGWIADKTQRRGLLVLLATILSFAFCLATRQLTTSTNRDLKYGILTCTTLWGSAAHPLNGSWLAVNIRNPAERSITMALLIMTANAAGLAGAQIFQAHDAPFYRTGFTVILTLASIALVFAIVSNTQYLWLNKKLVAKAESEEHHAEAAVEGDKWRFSL comes from the coding sequence atgatgatcGAAAAGGAACCACTTCCATCCACGGTGGATGACTACAGTTCGAGTCGAGACAATGACTCCAATGGCCCTGACCAGCGGTGTTCCATTGATTGGTCCGAGACGGAAGAACGGGCTCTCGTTCGCAAGCTCGACCTTCTTATCATGCCTCTGCTCATCGCAGGCTTTTTCGTCTTGCAGCTCGACCGCGGAAACATCGGCAATGCCCTCACCGACTTCTTTCTCCCCGAGGTCGGCATCACTCAGTTCCAGTTCAATATTGGAAATCAGCTCCTCAGCTTGGGAATCGTACTGCTGGAACTGCCGAGCAATCTTGTTCTCTATCGCTTGGGTCCCCAGAAGTGGATCAGCTGCCAGATCCTTTGCTGGGGCTTGGTCGCTACCTTTCAAGCATTCATCAAAGGAAAAGGGGTTGGTGCATATTATGCTACTAGACTGTTACTCGGCCTTTTGGAAGCCGGTTTCATTCCTGCTGGCTTGTACACTCTGACACAGTGGTACAAACGCAACGAGACTAGTAGACGCTTTACtgccttcttccttggtaACATGATTGCTTCGGCGGCCAGTGGCCTCATTGCCTATGGTATCCTCCAGATGAGAGGTATATCTGGTCTATCTGGCTGGCAGTGGATGTTCCTCCTTGAGGGTATTATCACAATACTGATTGGTGTTATTTTCGCCTTCCTGATGCCGAACTCTCCTGCGAACCCGTCAAATATCTTTGGTCACTTGTATTTCACACCGCGAGAAATTCACATCCTCACGAACCGTGTTATCATTGACAATCCTACCCAAGGCTCAAAACATAAATATGTCAAGTGGATTGACATCAAGTCCGCCTTCTCCAGGTGGTGCATTTATCCGCAGCTGACTGTCAGCTTCTGCTGCATCGCCATTATCTCGCCACTCGGAACATACCAACCTTCAATCATTGCAAGCTACGGCTATGATCGCCTTCAGGCAAACGCATTGTCATCTGTTGGCGGCTGGATTGTCATCGTGCTCAACCTGTCATTTGGGTGGATTGCAGACAAAACCCAGAGGCGAGGTCTCCTAGTTCTTCTCGCCACTATCCTGAGTTTCGCATTCTGTCTCGCTACTAGACAACTGACTACAAGCACGAATCGCGATCTCAAATATGGCATCCTTACCTGCACAACACTCTGGGGATCCGCTGCCCATCCTTTGAACGGTTCCTGGCTTGCCGTCAACATTCGGAATCCTGCAGAACGGTCCATCACCATGGCTCTCCTTATTATGACTGCCAATGCAGCTGGTTTGGCAGGTGCTCAAATCTTCCAAGCACATGATGCGCCATTCTACAGAACAGGGTTCACGGTTATTCTCACACTAGCATCCATTGCCTTGGTATTTGCCATTGTTTCCAATACGCAGTACCTATGGCTTAACAAGAAACTTGTGGCTAAGGCAGAGTCAGAAGAGCATCATGCTGAAGCGGCAGTTGAAGGAGATAAATGGCGGTTCTCGCTTTAA